From Lolium perenne isolate Kyuss_39 chromosome 5, Kyuss_2.0, whole genome shotgun sequence, a single genomic window includes:
- the LOC127302030 gene encoding uncharacterized protein yields MAFVAIHARLAVFPPRLSASAAASSLRSDSSGYRFPSLRNLTGNSRRSLRYGRRRCRAAGITSSLELDLTEDNVRQAIEDAKAELAQLFDTSVGMTGQVDLAELDGPFVKLRLKGKFWHTRATVVARIGNYLKNRIPEILEVEIEDESQLDDSPAAY; encoded by the exons ATGGCGTTCGTCGCCATCCACGCCCGCCTCGCCGTGTTCCCCCCTCGcctctccgcctccgccgccgcgtcGTCTCTCCGCTCAGATTCTTCCGGCTATCGTTTTCCTTCTCTCAGGAATTTAACTGGAAACAGCCGCCGTAGCCTACGGTACGGGCGCCGGCGGTGTCGCGCGGCAGGCATCACCTCGTCGCTCGAGCTCGACCTCACCGAGGACAACGTCCGGCAGGCCATCGAAGACGCCAAAGCCGAG CTGGCCCAGCTGTTCGATACCTCGGTGGGCATGACAG GGCAAGTTGATCTGGCGGAGCTGGACGGGCCGTTCGTGAAGCTCCGCCTCAAGGGCAAGTTCTGGCACACCCGCGCCACCGTCGTCGCGCGGATCGGCAATTACCTCAAGAACCGTATACCG GAAATCCTGGAGGTGGAGATAGAAGATGAGAGCCAGCTCGACGACAGTCCTGCTGCTTACTGA